The Devosia sp. MC521 genome has a segment encoding these proteins:
- a CDS encoding DUF58 domain-containing protein translates to MSLEANQAQAALTPALMDQLSAMHIVAGSSRATRGVGERQSKTSGAGMEFAEYRAYRAGDDLRHVDPRSLALGAPLTRSYVQRRQLLVTIVLDLTPSMVSVPAKARLASALASALGFVALVGQDRVQILVLEGDNSIRRSPVWQGRSRAPELFAFAQTDLRPVHDREVGEPRPALSSLAQSIESLRATADAGSVCIVLSDFWEPGAAQSLGSLAATPASIAALQILSAVERDPGAYGEGVHRFVDAETGHERDITIDETMLSQYRQALDTLQLSLRTAVNPRNIFLTLHAEDSLSTLCFETLPQAGVIA, encoded by the coding sequence ATGAGCTTAGAGGCAAATCAAGCGCAGGCGGCACTCACGCCTGCATTGATGGATCAGCTTTCAGCAATGCACATCGTAGCGGGCTCTTCACGGGCCACGCGCGGTGTTGGCGAGCGTCAATCAAAAACGAGCGGCGCGGGCATGGAGTTTGCCGAATACCGCGCCTATCGCGCTGGTGATGATCTGCGCCATGTTGATCCGCGCAGCCTAGCCCTTGGCGCGCCGCTGACCCGTAGCTATGTGCAACGTCGTCAGCTCCTTGTTACCATTGTTCTCGACCTAACCCCTTCTATGGTCAGCGTTCCTGCGAAGGCTCGCCTTGCCTCAGCCCTGGCATCAGCCCTCGGTTTTGTCGCGCTAGTCGGTCAAGATCGCGTTCAAATACTCGTCTTAGAGGGCGACAATTCGATCCGTCGCTCCCCCGTTTGGCAGGGCCGCAGCCGAGCACCAGAGCTGTTCGCATTCGCGCAAACAGACCTAAGGCCAGTCCACGACCGTGAAGTCGGCGAACCAAGGCCAGCGCTGTCTAGCCTTGCCCAAAGCATTGAATCTCTTCGTGCAACGGCCGATGCAGGCTCGGTCTGCATCGTGCTTTCAGATTTCTGGGAACCCGGCGCGGCGCAGAGTTTGGGCAGTTTGGCAGCCACTCCAGCGAGTATAGCCGCCCTTCAAATACTTAGCGCTGTCGAGCGTGATCCCGGTGCCTATGGCGAAGGCGTTCACCGCTTTGTCGACGCAGAAACGGGGCATGAGCGCGACATAACCATCGACGAAACAATGCTTAGCCAATACAGGCAAGCCCTTGATACATTGCAGCTATCGCTCCGCACCGCGGTAAACCCACGCAATATTTTCCTCACTCTGCATGCCGAGGACAGTCTCAGCACACTGTGTTTTGAGACCTTGCCTCAAGCAGGAGTCATCGCATGA
- a CDS encoding MoxR family ATPase — MTAHAPIASDIETLRTALSAARSEIAKAVRGQDETILLTLIGIISGGHVLLEGPPGTGKTLLVQSLHAATGLDFARIQFTPDLMPADITGGMTLVEDETGRPRVDYQKGPIFTQLLLADEINRATPRTQSALLEAMQDGAISHNGRTEQLPQPFTVLATQNPIEMEGTYTLPEAQVDRFMLRIEVKYPSPESLAEILIATTGTEKPKLQAVLTPEQILILRALVRDMPVHSSIPLAVAKLATATQPGSPDSDAEANRILRYGISPRGAQSMLLGAKAHAFLAGRNHVAVEDLRAVMGPTVLHRLHARFEAKADPLAVTKLLNRLFDKHLGSIS, encoded by the coding sequence GTGACCGCTCACGCCCCAATTGCTTCAGATATTGAAACGCTCCGCACTGCCCTCAGCGCTGCACGCAGTGAGATTGCCAAGGCCGTGCGCGGTCAGGACGAGACCATTTTGCTAACCCTGATCGGCATTATCTCAGGCGGCCACGTTCTCCTTGAAGGTCCTCCGGGAACCGGGAAAACTCTTCTCGTTCAAAGCCTTCACGCTGCAACCGGGCTCGATTTCGCGCGCATTCAGTTCACACCTGACCTTATGCCCGCCGACATCACTGGCGGCATGACACTGGTTGAAGACGAGACCGGCCGCCCCCGCGTCGACTACCAGAAGGGCCCGATTTTCACCCAGCTCCTGTTGGCCGACGAAATCAACCGCGCCACCCCACGCACCCAGTCCGCCTTGCTCGAAGCGATGCAGGACGGGGCCATTTCTCACAATGGCCGAACCGAACAGCTGCCGCAGCCATTCACAGTTCTCGCGACCCAAAACCCGATTGAAATGGAAGGGACTTACACCCTCCCCGAGGCGCAGGTTGACCGCTTCATGCTGCGCATTGAGGTCAAATACCCGAGCCCGGAAAGTCTCGCTGAAATCCTCATTGCCACCACCGGCACCGAGAAGCCAAAGCTACAAGCTGTTCTAACGCCTGAGCAAATTCTTATCCTGCGTGCGCTGGTCCGCGACATGCCAGTTCACTCCTCCATCCCGCTGGCCGTCGCCAAACTCGCGACAGCAACCCAGCCGGGCAGCCCCGATAGCGATGCCGAAGCCAATCGCATTCTGCGCTATGGCATCAGCCCACGTGGGGCCCAGTCAATGCTCCTCGGGGCGAAGGCCCACGCTTTCCTCGCCGGTCGCAACCACGTTGCCGTAGAGGACCTCCGTGCTGTCATGGGCCCGACCGTGCTCCATCGCCTCCACGCTCGCTTTGAAGCCAAGGCAGATCCGCTGGCCGTGACCAAGCTGCTCAACCGCCTCTTTGACAAACATCTCGGTTCGATTTCATGA
- a CDS encoding VWA domain-containing protein translates to MTPGILAPAMLLLLALGALIIWLHSTQPVRRIVPSMQIWLSLPDMAGVSKRRRRLPKPSALLFLQLAAFAALVLALAQPFLGARPADHLVVVLDGSAEMNVSTDGVRTFDKARADLESSLRARNGAAPQRVSIILSGPAPQLLAARHPYEPEMAAPLVAATLPSDGPANTAQVLDLIRQTLLPNETVEGLYIGAHLPQALRSDEALPSFEHTPITLPALAPRLDLRLSPTPDGKWRIQGGATAAATVEEARLEIGFTSLVDIGEHQPLPWTSFRLKFVDGVSSIDETITLKDLGLITVSVSAEDTQPWAGSTHYTLTTSSVPQRVLYVAEPTSADQPLIRALLAQDNVEVFKTSELPSGLSEFALVVVDNLTLPNAPAAHTIWLGSAGVAEISDATAAAHDADYWHPVHPLTRGLDWHIPDYAQVSTRSLPAGAEVLVAGNTLPLLATIERETYRDLFVRFDPRTVDWKGSDVLPLLSGQITDWLGLAGMPLLNCQVGLTCGAQLGSYTSVTGAEPFSVSAAAFIPSNAGVFTSETGQFIAINAAPSRAPAVSAENVDPNSGSAPLALMPWLILLALALMAADAALRYRKSGRRSLTALIPMALLGAAVIGVALPLPFVRSVAVTIAPQGAASVPGTTTIAAGPVPRLASSDTSAQPATRVTHLGPALALAEALVPPHQHAAITISAPIRTEMSASNSSALSGRTAITHTDASVPETQQPELVAIAVPADAKPGDRIVLTALVSTPVELPAEVSFHANGTQLAAENIALLPGMNRIETELPPLALGETLFTVNVSTERGFASKMSAITTARAGRPILVLAPALSHGEAFAEMALPGHTEADVAVLDPASAPDYLRGWLNYDAVVLVNMPARAITSREAGLVETAVSEHGLGLIALGGNKAFGPGGYYATPFENLSPLSARVPREAPEVTMVFVLDRSGSMNQTVGSGTRLELARQATAGAIELLNPASQVGIVVFDTEARVILPLTAASESDAIRAALAEVDTGGGTAIVPGLEAGWGLLQNSEAQARHMIVMSDGLSLPGDFAGIAGQMRDQGITVSAVAVGTEADTRAVIEIAQAGGGSVHASDDFASLPSILSQEAMLLSSPVREGVEQPRVKQLSADLMRGLSATPPSISGLVLTTEKPEALVSMTSTNAEGEEAPLMASWRYGNGSVLAFASDATGEWTRNWRNDATIGPFWAHVLRQIRPIVPASGPFLAIRGQGETIALTLDVLDDEGAPRFGLAPIAEVTFADGAVQHIALQETAPGTYTANILTEKTGRIHARVAIAPPKRLGAAARDASDLIAESATFINRAYWAEPISDVAPRFVGGIEKAPEGMALRLVPGLTTPWTALALLAFLITLFFYMRPPRPRAKAGMQAPTNQGLAS, encoded by the coding sequence GTGACCCCAGGCATTCTCGCTCCCGCGATGCTCCTCCTTCTCGCGCTTGGCGCACTGATCATATGGCTGCACAGCACCCAGCCTGTGCGTCGCATCGTGCCCAGCATGCAAATTTGGCTCTCCCTGCCAGACATGGCGGGCGTGTCCAAGCGTCGCCGCCGCCTGCCCAAGCCTTCGGCCCTGCTGTTCTTGCAACTGGCAGCCTTCGCCGCACTCGTCCTGGCGCTCGCGCAGCCTTTCCTCGGCGCGCGTCCGGCTGACCATTTAGTGGTCGTTCTCGATGGCTCCGCCGAGATGAATGTCTCGACCGATGGCGTGCGCACATTCGACAAGGCCCGTGCCGATCTAGAGTCGAGCTTACGTGCGCGCAACGGCGCAGCGCCTCAGCGTGTCTCCATCATTCTCTCGGGTCCCGCGCCGCAATTGCTGGCGGCACGCCATCCTTATGAACCCGAAATGGCAGCGCCCCTCGTCGCTGCCACCTTGCCAAGTGATGGTCCCGCAAACACCGCGCAAGTTCTGGACCTCATTCGCCAAACCCTCCTCCCCAATGAGACGGTGGAAGGCCTCTATATCGGTGCGCACCTGCCCCAGGCGCTTCGTTCGGATGAAGCCTTGCCAAGCTTTGAGCACACGCCAATCACGCTTCCAGCCCTCGCGCCGCGTCTTGATCTGCGTCTATCGCCCACACCAGACGGTAAGTGGCGCATTCAGGGCGGCGCAACCGCGGCAGCCACAGTAGAAGAAGCGCGCCTCGAAATTGGCTTCACCAGCCTCGTTGACATTGGCGAACATCAACCCCTTCCGTGGACCAGTTTCCGTCTCAAGTTTGTCGATGGCGTTTCGTCAATCGACGAAACCATCACCCTCAAGGATCTGGGCCTGATCACCGTCAGCGTCTCAGCCGAAGATACACAACCTTGGGCGGGCTCGACCCACTACACGCTAACCACGAGCTCAGTGCCGCAGCGTGTTCTCTATGTTGCCGAGCCGACCAGCGCCGATCAGCCGCTCATTCGCGCATTGCTGGCGCAAGACAATGTTGAGGTTTTCAAAACCTCAGAGCTGCCGTCGGGCCTCAGCGAGTTTGCTCTCGTCGTGGTCGATAATCTCACACTTCCAAATGCGCCCGCCGCGCACACAATCTGGCTTGGCTCTGCCGGAGTTGCTGAAATCAGCGACGCCACTGCCGCAGCACATGACGCTGATTACTGGCACCCGGTACATCCCCTCACCCGTGGGCTGGATTGGCATATTCCCGACTATGCTCAGGTGTCCACGCGTTCGCTCCCGGCTGGTGCCGAAGTCTTGGTTGCCGGCAATACCCTTCCGCTCCTCGCAACAATCGAGCGAGAAACCTATCGCGATCTCTTCGTCCGTTTTGACCCGCGCACAGTTGACTGGAAGGGCTCAGATGTTCTGCCGCTCCTTTCGGGCCAGATCACCGATTGGCTTGGCCTCGCCGGCATGCCGCTGCTCAACTGTCAGGTCGGTTTGACCTGTGGCGCACAGCTTGGGTCGTACACCTCCGTAACGGGCGCGGAGCCGTTCTCGGTCTCAGCCGCTGCATTCATCCCAAGCAACGCTGGCGTCTTCACCTCCGAGACTGGCCAGTTCATTGCCATAAACGCCGCTCCGAGCCGCGCACCAGCAGTTTCCGCTGAAAATGTTGACCCAAATTCTGGGTCGGCTCCCTTGGCATTGATGCCTTGGCTGATCCTACTCGCCTTGGCCCTCATGGCTGCCGATGCAGCCCTCCGCTATCGCAAAAGCGGCCGACGCTCGCTGACCGCTCTCATACCCATGGCTCTGCTGGGTGCTGCAGTGATCGGCGTCGCTTTGCCTTTGCCATTCGTGCGCAGTGTTGCTGTGACCATCGCTCCTCAGGGCGCGGCGTCAGTGCCGGGCACCACGACAATTGCTGCCGGGCCAGTTCCGCGCTTAGCGTCATCAGATACCTCCGCACAGCCCGCCACGCGCGTAACTCATTTGGGCCCTGCTCTCGCCCTCGCTGAAGCGCTCGTTCCGCCCCATCAACACGCAGCGATCACCATCAGCGCACCGATCCGCACCGAGATGTCGGCAAGCAACAGCTCTGCCTTATCCGGTCGGACCGCCATCACCCACACTGATGCCTCAGTGCCAGAAACACAGCAGCCTGAACTCGTAGCGATCGCCGTCCCCGCCGACGCCAAGCCCGGCGATCGCATTGTGCTAACGGCTCTCGTCAGCACTCCCGTGGAACTCCCCGCGGAAGTTTCCTTCCATGCCAACGGCACCCAGCTTGCCGCAGAAAACATCGCCCTCTTGCCGGGCATGAACCGGATTGAGACTGAACTCCCTCCGCTGGCATTGGGCGAAACTCTCTTTACGGTCAACGTCTCCACCGAGCGCGGCTTCGCCAGCAAAATGTCGGCGATCACCACGGCCCGTGCCGGTCGCCCTATTCTTGTCCTCGCGCCTGCCCTCTCGCACGGCGAGGCCTTTGCCGAAATGGCGCTGCCCGGCCACACGGAAGCGGACGTCGCCGTACTCGACCCGGCTTCAGCACCGGACTATCTGCGCGGTTGGCTGAACTATGACGCCGTGGTTCTCGTGAACATGCCTGCGCGCGCGATTACCTCCCGCGAAGCTGGTCTGGTTGAAACAGCAGTCTCCGAACACGGCCTTGGCCTCATCGCCCTAGGCGGCAACAAGGCCTTTGGACCCGGCGGCTATTACGCCACGCCATTTGAGAACCTCTCCCCTCTTTCGGCCCGCGTCCCCCGCGAAGCGCCAGAGGTGACAATGGTGTTTGTGCTCGACCGTTCAGGCAGCATGAACCAGACCGTTGGTAGTGGCACGCGCCTTGAACTCGCACGGCAGGCAACAGCTGGCGCAATTGAGCTGCTCAATCCGGCCAGCCAGGTCGGCATTGTGGTCTTCGACACCGAAGCCCGGGTCATTCTCCCGCTCACTGCTGCAAGCGAGAGCGATGCCATTCGCGCAGCCCTCGCCGAGGTCGATACCGGCGGCGGCACTGCCATCGTGCCCGGTCTCGAAGCTGGCTGGGGTCTGCTTCAAAATTCCGAAGCGCAAGCGCGCCACATGATTGTCATGTCCGATGGTCTTAGCCTTCCCGGCGATTTCGCTGGGATCGCTGGCCAAATGCGCGACCAAGGCATTACCGTGTCGGCCGTCGCTGTCGGCACCGAAGCCGATACCCGTGCCGTCATCGAAATCGCGCAAGCGGGTGGCGGTTCGGTCCACGCCTCCGACGACTTCGCAAGTTTACCCTCCATCCTCTCGCAAGAGGCTATGCTGCTGTCCTCGCCCGTACGTGAGGGCGTTGAACAGCCGCGCGTTAAACAGCTCAGCGCCGATCTGATGCGCGGCTTGTCCGCGACCCCGCCGAGTATCTCTGGCTTGGTGCTCACCACCGAAAAGCCGGAAGCACTCGTCAGCATGACCTCGACCAATGCCGAGGGCGAAGAAGCGCCCCTCATGGCCAGTTGGCGTTATGGCAATGGTTCCGTTCTCGCTTTTGCCAGTGACGCCACCGGTGAATGGACCCGGAACTGGCGAAATGACGCCACCATAGGCCCCTTCTGGGCCCATGTTTTGCGCCAGATACGCCCAATAGTGCCGGCCAGCGGCCCATTTTTGGCCATTCGAGGCCAAGGCGAAACCATTGCGCTTACGCTCGACGTTTTGGACGATGAAGGCGCGCCACGATTTGGTCTCGCCCCCATCGCCGAAGTGACCTTCGCCGATGGAGCGGTCCAACACATCGCTTTGCAAGAAACTGCGCCCGGCACCTATACGGCCAATATTCTCACCGAGAAAACCGGCCGCATTCACGCCCGCGTCGCTATCGCCCCGCCGAAGCGTCTCGGCGCGGCCGCACGCGATGCCTCTGATTTAATTGCAGAATCTGCCACCTTCATCAATCGAGCCTACTGGGCAGAGCCAATTTCAGACGTCGCGCCACGCTTTGTTGGCGGCATCGAAAAAGCCCCCGAAGGCATGGCCCTGCGCCTTGTCCCCGGCCTCACGACGCCTTGGACTGCCCTGGCGCTCCTCGCCTTCCTCATCACCCTATTCTTCTACATGCGTCCCCCGCGCCCCCGCGCCAAGGCCGGTATGCAAGCCCCCACCAATCAAGGACTGGCATCGTGA